A region from the Triticum urartu cultivar G1812 chromosome 1, Tu2.1, whole genome shotgun sequence genome encodes:
- the LOC125529455 gene encoding cytochrome P450 71A1-like translates to MMTVPLVVALFNSPFVLTTLAFLLFTLLVSKTRSNVAARGTLPPSPPSLPVFGHLRLLGSLPHRSLRSLAASYGPVMYLRLGRVPTVVACSAAAAEEAMKTRDLAFASRPKLFMVDRFYYGTGGIGFAPYGEHWRQARRVCVTHMLNPHRLLSFRRVRGQEVAALVDRVRRAGTVVNLSDNLIVYSFTAISRATFGDTDYGIDGEEGGARLRKVFAEIEELLGTAPMGEKVPWLRWVDVLTGLERKTRRAFEEMDGLLERVITDHRQKSGAGDNDQRDFVDVLLGANELDTNGIKAIILDMLAAATDSTFTLLEWAMAELINHPQEMRKLQDEVRTAVGDAGHVTEDHLPDLRYLKAVVKETLRLHPPTPLLLPRETVEDTQLLGYHVPAGTRVLIHAWAIGRDPATWGDRAEEFVPERFLEYTHEMGQDFAFLPFGAGRRGCPGVKFAMPSNELALASLVYHFDWELAGGRKPPVDMTELHGLSVRLKTPLLLAAKPWSGRGVE, encoded by the coding sequence ATGATGACCGTCCCGCTTGTTGTCGCGCTGTTCAACTCGCCCTTCGTCCTCACCACCCTCGCCTTCCTCCTCTTCACCCTCCTCGTCTCCAAGACGCGCAGCAATGTTGCTGCCCGGGGAACGTTGCCTCCGTCGCCGCCCAGCCTGCCAGTCTTCGGCCACCTTCGTCTACTCGGGAGCCTGCCGCACAGGAGCCTCCGGTCACTGGCCGCGTCCTACGGCCCGGTCATGTACCTACGCCTCGGGCGTGTGCCCACCGTCGTGGCGTGCTCCGCGGCCGCCGCGGAGGAGGCCATGAAGACCCGCGACCTGGCCTTCGCCAGCCGCCCCAAGCTGTTCATGGTCGACCGGTTCTACTACGGCACCGGCGGCATCGGCTTCGCGCCGTACGGCGAGCACTGGCGCCAGGCCCGCCGCGTCTGCGTCACCCACATGCTTAACCCGCACCGCCTCCTGTCCTTCAGGCGCGTCCGGGGGCAGGAGGTCGCCGCCCTCGTCGACCGGGTGCGCCGCGCCGGTACCGTCGTGAACCTGAGCGACAACCTCATCGTCTACTCTTTCACCGCCATCTCTCGCGCCACCTTTGGCGACACGGACTACGGGATCGACGGCGAGGAGGGGGGAGCGAGGCTGAGGAAGGTGTTCGCCGAGATCGAGGAGCTTCTCGGCACGGCCCCCATGGGGGAGAAGGTGCCATGGCTGCGGTGGGTCGACGTCCTGACGGGACTGGAGCGGAAGACGAGGCGCGCGTTCGAGGAGATGGATGGACTGCTCGAGCGGGTCATCACGGACCATCGCCAAAAGAGCGGCGCCGGGGACAACGACCAGCGTGACTTCGTGGACGTGCTGTTAGGGGCCAACGAGCTCGACACGAACGGCATCAAGGCCATCATCCTGGACATGCTTGCCGCCGCCACGGATTCAACGTTCACGTTGCTGGAATGGGCCATGGCGGAGCTCATCAACCACCCGCAAGAAATGCGCAAGCTCCAGGACGAGGTCCGCACGGCCGTCGGCGACGCCGGCCACGTCACCGAGGATCATCTGCCGGATCTACGCTACCTGAAGGCCGTCGTCAAGGAGACCCTCCGGCTCCACCCTCCCACGCCGCTCCTCCTGCCCCGGGAGACGGTCGAGGACACCCAGCTGCTCGGCTACCACGTCCCGGCAGGCACGCGGGTGCTGATCCACGCCTGGGCCATCGGCCGTGACCCGGCGACGTGGGGCGACCGCGCCGAGGAGTTCGTGCCGGAGAGGTTCTTGGAGTACACCCACGAGATGGGGCAAGACTTCGCGTTCTTGCCCTTCGGCGCCGGGAGGAGAGGTTGCCCCGGGGTCAAGTTCGCCATGCCGTCCAACGAGCTGGCCCTCGCGAGCCTGGTGTACCATTTCGACTGGGAGCTAGCCGGCGGGAGGAAGCCGCCCGTGGACATGACCGAGCTGCACGGGCTCTCCGTGCGCCTGAAGACGCCTCTGCTTCTGGCTGCTAAACCGTGGTCAGGCCGTGGTGTCGAATGA